The Xanthomonas fragariae genome has a segment encoding these proteins:
- a CDS encoding RNA polymerase sigma factor FliA, whose product MNTAAVNTATAQYRAVQRHTANDIVTQHADLVRRIAHHLAARLPASVEVDDLIQAGMIGLIEASRSYDSEQGASFETYASIRIRGSMIDEIRRGDWVPRSVHRRARDAAAAVRKIEQNTGRAAAATEVAAAMEMPLPDYLRLMEDASRGQVLSLESRIEDHGELDTTAKGGPNPQQMMERGEFGRELGKAIGLLPEREQLVLSLYYEQELNLKEIGAVLGVSESRVCQIHGQAVVRLRGRLKVFELADAGVEIDE is encoded by the coding sequence ATGAATACCGCAGCTGTGAATACCGCAACCGCGCAGTACCGTGCCGTGCAGCGCCACACCGCCAACGACATCGTTACCCAGCATGCCGATCTTGTCCGTCGCATCGCCCACCACCTGGCCGCGCGACTGCCGGCGAGCGTGGAAGTGGACGACTTGATTCAGGCCGGCATGATCGGCCTGATCGAAGCCTCGCGCAGTTACGACTCCGAACAGGGCGCCTCGTTCGAAACTTACGCTTCCATACGCATCCGCGGCTCGATGATCGATGAGATCCGCCGTGGCGACTGGGTGCCGCGTTCGGTGCACCGTCGCGCTCGCGACGCTGCTGCCGCCGTGCGAAAGATCGAGCAGAACACCGGCCGCGCCGCCGCCGCCACCGAAGTGGCAGCCGCGATGGAAATGCCGCTGCCCGATTACCTGCGTCTGATGGAAGATGCCTCCCGCGGCCAGGTGCTGAGTCTGGAGTCGCGGATCGAAGATCACGGGGAGCTGGACACCACCGCCAAGGGTGGCCCCAACCCGCAGCAAATGATGGAGCGTGGCGAATTCGGCCGCGAGCTGGGCAAGGCCATCGGCCTGTTGCCCGAGCGCGAACAGTTGGTGCTGTCGCTTTACTACGAACAGGAATTGAACCTGAAGGAAATTGGCGCCGTGCTCGGTGTCAGCGAATCGCGCGTCTGCCAGATCCATGGACAGGCGGTGGTGCGTCTGCGCGGCCGCCTCAAAGTCTTCGAGCTGGCCGATGCCGGTGTCGAAATTGACGAATAA
- a CDS encoding IS30 family transposase, translating to MSKSYLHLSAEERAVLQIETRRGQSLRSISRLLCRSPSTLSRELVRQGATSYCAADAARRYKARRQRSVRRRRLTPGTDLFQLVRDHLVLWRWSPQQIAAKLLIMHPDDSAQRVSHETIYATIYAHPRGGLKKELVEALRQGKPTRGLRRTTAAKRTWVPEELRIVHRPEDVRQRLIPGHWEGDLIKGAFNRSCVGTLVERKTRFVVLCRMDGCTAADALEGFTRQMKRLPASMRTSLTYDRGTELTCYAELMQGLNINVWFADPHAPWQRGSNENTNGLLRQFLPKGADLSTVSQEYLNHIALLMNTRPRETLGWKTPSEAMEHELATFKSRVALES from the coding sequence ATGTCAAAAAGCTATCTCCATCTGAGTGCAGAAGAGCGCGCGGTGCTGCAAATCGAAACACGGCGTGGTCAAAGCTTGCGCTCGATCTCCAGACTTCTGTGCAGAAGCCCATCGACATTGAGCAGGGAGCTGGTCAGGCAGGGCGCCACGAGCTACTGTGCGGCAGATGCGGCCAGGCGTTACAAAGCGCGGCGTCAGCGCAGTGTTCGGCGGCGTAGGCTGACCCCGGGGACGGATTTGTTCCAGCTGGTGCGTGATCATCTTGTGCTGTGGCGCTGGTCGCCCCAGCAGATTGCTGCCAAGCTCTTGATCATGCATCCGGATGATTCTGCCCAGCGCGTCAGCCACGAAACCATCTACGCAACGATCTATGCGCACCCGCGCGGTGGCCTGAAAAAGGAGCTGGTGGAGGCTTTACGCCAGGGCAAGCCTACTCGGGGATTGCGGCGTACGACCGCTGCCAAACGCACCTGGGTGCCGGAGGAACTACGCATCGTGCACCGGCCCGAAGACGTGCGACAGCGCCTGATTCCAGGTCATTGGGAAGGCGATCTGATCAAGGGCGCGTTCAATCGTTCCTGCGTTGGCACGTTGGTGGAGCGCAAGACGCGCTTTGTGGTGCTGTGCCGAATGGACGGCTGCACGGCTGCCGATGCGCTGGAAGGGTTTACCCGCCAGATGAAAAGGCTTCCCGCTTCGATGCGAACGAGCTTGACCTATGATCGCGGGACCGAACTGACGTGTTATGCCGAGCTGATGCAGGGACTGAACATCAATGTGTGGTTTGCCGATCCACACGCGCCTTGGCAGCGCGGAAGCAACGAAAACACCAATGGCCTACTTCGCCAGTTCTTGCCCAAGGGTGCGGATCTGTCCACCGTCAGTCAGGAGTACCTCAATCACATCGCATTACTGATGAACACCCGTCCACGCGAGACGTTGGGATGGAAAACGCCGAGCGAGGCGATGGAGCATGAACTGGCAACTTTCAAATCACGTGTTGCACTTGAATCTTGA
- the cheY gene encoding chemotaxis response regulator CheY translates to MNKNMRILIVDDFSTMRRIVKNLLGDLGFTNTAEAEDGNSALAALRAGPFDFVVTDWNMPGMTGIDLLRNIRADAKLKHLPVMMVTAEAKREQIIEAAQCGVNGYIIKPFTAQTLEEKLGKVFERLAATA, encoded by the coding sequence GTGAATAAGAACATGCGGATCCTGATCGTGGACGATTTTTCGACGATGCGGCGTATCGTCAAGAATCTATTGGGCGATCTCGGCTTTACCAACACCGCAGAGGCCGAAGACGGAAACAGCGCATTGGCGGCATTGCGCGCTGGCCCGTTCGATTTCGTGGTCACCGACTGGAACATGCCCGGCATGACCGGCATCGACCTGCTGCGTAACATCCGCGCCGACGCCAAGCTCAAACATTTGCCAGTGATGATGGTGACCGCAGAAGCCAAGCGCGAGCAGATTATCGAAGCCGCACAGTGCGGCGTGAATGGCTACATCATCAAGCCATTCACCGCGCAGACGCTTGAAGAAAAGCTCGGCAAGGTGTTCGAACGTCTGGCGGCGACCGCATGA
- a CDS encoding MinD/ParA family protein, protein MQSREYAKLTDAFPLSTTRPEPLGPVRTIAITGGKGGVGKTNISANLAVALADMGKRTLLLDADLGLANLDVVLGLSPKYTLADLIAGRCTLDEVIIEGPGGVLVVPAASGRRHMAELAPAQHIGLVNVFSELERDLDMMVIDTAAGITDSVLTFCQAAQDTVVVVCDEPASITDAYALIKVLSRERGLDRLQVIANMVRNPNEGRLLYDKLSRVCEKFLGDVSLNYLGHVPQDDWLRLSVQRQQPVIKAYPASPSAQAILEIARRTSRWQAPTVPGGNVEFFVERIIQRGVAA, encoded by the coding sequence ATGCAGTCGCGTGAATACGCAAAACTGACCGACGCCTTCCCCTTGTCGACGACCCGTCCCGAGCCCTTGGGCCCAGTGCGCACCATCGCCATCACCGGTGGCAAGGGCGGCGTGGGTAAAACCAACATCTCCGCCAACCTGGCGGTGGCGTTGGCCGACATGGGCAAGCGCACCTTGCTGCTCGACGCCGACCTTGGCCTGGCTAATCTGGACGTGGTCCTGGGCCTGTCGCCCAAGTACACCCTGGCCGACCTGATCGCCGGCCGTTGCACGTTGGACGAGGTGATCATCGAAGGCCCCGGCGGCGTGTTGGTGGTTCCGGCCGCTTCCGGTCGCCGCCACATGGCGGAGCTGGCCCCGGCGCAGCACATCGGCCTGGTCAACGTGTTCTCCGAACTGGAACGCGACCTGGACATGATGGTCATCGACACCGCCGCCGGCATCACCGACAGCGTGCTGACCTTTTGCCAGGCCGCCCAGGACACCGTGGTGGTGGTCTGCGACGAACCGGCCTCGATCACCGATGCCTACGCGCTGATCAAGGTGCTTTCGCGCGAACGCGGTCTGGACCGTTTACAGGTCATCGCCAACATGGTGCGCAACCCCAACGAGGGCCGCCTGCTGTACGACAAGCTGTCGCGGGTCTGCGAAAAGTTTCTCGGCGACGTGTCGCTGAACTACCTCGGCCACGTGCCTCAGGACGACTGGCTGCGCCTATCGGTGCAGCGCCAGCAACCGGTCATCAAGGCTTATCCCGCCAGCCCATCGGCGCAGGCCATCTTGGAAATCGCTCGACGTACCTCGCGCTGGCAGGCCCCTACGGTGCCGGGCGGCAACGTCGAGTTCTTTGTCGAACGCATCATCCAACGGGGAGTGGCCGCATGA
- a CDS encoding chemotaxis protein CheA, with protein sequence MSAVADDIAADFIVEAQEILDRLGEQLVSLEQAPDEADQLNAVFRGFHTLKGGAGFLAIKPMVELCHAAEETLGMARSGQAVLQPHHFDAAQQSLDYLQAMLDAMGSGAPVPHAPAALIAQFDAKSGPPAIKAVPKAAAAAAPAHDNGHAAAAPGTKAAPKAAAKGADAEQTVRVDTKRLDAIVNLIGELVLSRNRLKTLRTRLRDEELDRAVSVLDIATARLQTAVMRTRMQPVSKVFSRFPKVARDVARTLSKEVELELIGAETELDRNLVEALADPLVHLVRNAIDHGIELPALREATGKPRSGHVRLSAQQEGDYVSIEIQDDGAGIDPERLREIARNKGLIDAEAAARLSTDECLHLIFMPGFSTKAEVTDISGRGVGMDVVQSRIRELSGQIQIQSELGRGSRFMIRVPLTLAILPTLLVQAGEAVYALPLARVVEVLHAPQTSLGWFDGRAVLDRRSHTLPLIDLRRWLGVPAEQPPLLTVVLLQAGETRFGLVVDQVRGREEVVIKPLPRALRGLPGYSGATLIGDGRMALILDVDGLRSSDH encoded by the coding sequence ATGAGTGCTGTTGCTGACGATATTGCAGCCGATTTCATCGTCGAGGCCCAGGAAATCCTGGATCGCCTTGGCGAACAACTGGTGTCGCTGGAACAGGCACCGGACGAAGCCGACCAGCTCAACGCGGTGTTCCGCGGTTTCCACACGCTCAAGGGCGGCGCCGGCTTTCTGGCGATCAAGCCCATGGTCGAGCTATGTCACGCTGCTGAGGAAACCCTCGGCATGGCGCGCTCCGGCCAGGCAGTGCTGCAGCCGCATCACTTCGATGCCGCGCAGCAGTCGCTGGACTATTTGCAGGCCATGCTGGATGCGATGGGCTCCGGTGCGCCCGTGCCGCATGCACCGGCCGCACTGATCGCACAATTCGATGCCAAAAGCGGCCCGCCGGCCATCAAGGCAGTGCCCAAGGCCGCTGCCGCAGCCGCACCGGCGCACGATAATGGCCACGCCGCTGCTGCGCCCGGTACCAAGGCCGCACCCAAGGCGGCGGCAAAGGGTGCCGACGCCGAACAGACTGTGCGCGTGGACACCAAGCGCCTGGACGCCATTGTCAATTTGATCGGTGAACTGGTGCTCTCGCGCAATCGTTTGAAGACCCTTCGCACCCGTTTGCGCGATGAAGAACTCGATCGCGCCGTCAGCGTGCTGGACATCGCCACCGCCCGCCTGCAGACCGCGGTCATGCGCACCCGCATGCAGCCGGTCAGCAAGGTGTTTTCGCGCTTTCCCAAAGTGGCTCGCGATGTCGCGCGCACCTTGTCCAAGGAAGTGGAACTGGAATTGATCGGCGCCGAGACCGAACTGGACCGCAACCTGGTCGAAGCCCTGGCCGATCCGCTGGTACACCTGGTGCGCAACGCCATCGACCACGGCATCGAATTGCCTGCATTGCGCGAAGCCACCGGCAAACCGCGTAGCGGCCATGTGCGTCTGTCCGCCCAGCAGGAAGGCGACTACGTCAGTATCGAAATTCAGGACGATGGCGCCGGCATCGACCCGGAACGGCTGCGCGAAATCGCCCGCAACAAGGGCCTGATCGACGCCGAAGCTGCCGCCCGTCTGAGCACCGACGAATGCCTGCATCTGATCTTCATGCCGGGTTTTTCGACCAAGGCCGAAGTCACCGACATCTCCGGCCGCGGTGTCGGCATGGATGTGGTGCAATCGCGCATCCGCGAACTCAGCGGGCAGATCCAGATCCAGTCCGAACTGGGCCGCGGCAGCCGCTTCATGATCCGTGTACCGCTGACGTTGGCGATCTTGCCGACCCTGCTGGTGCAGGCCGGCGAAGCGGTGTACGCATTACCGCTGGCCCGCGTGGTCGAAGTACTGCATGCACCGCAGACCTCGTTGGGTTGGTTCGACGGCCGCGCCGTGCTAGACCGCCGCTCGCACACTTTGCCGCTGATCGACCTGCGCCGCTGGCTGGGCGTGCCCGCCGAGCAACCGCCGCTATTGACGGTGGTGCTGCTGCAGGCCGGCGAAACCCGCTTCGGGCTGGTGGTAGATCAGGTGCGCGGCCGCGAGGAAGTGGTGATCAAACCCCTGCCCCGCGCCCTGCGTGGCCTGCCCGGCTACTCCGGCGCCACCTTGATCGGCGATGGCCGCATGGCGCTGATCCTGGATGTGGATGGGTTGCGGTCCAGCGATCATTGA
- a CDS encoding transposase family protein — translation MRAIHRARFAPMEIQHKGTRSKPLSPAQQRRNHRIAKNRVFVEHAFARLTQQGGKCLRTLGLARAKVVIGLKVAGHHLLRLARLQQAGMRPV, via the coding sequence ATGCGGGCAATCCATCGCGCACGCTTCGCGCCGATGGAGATCCAGCATAAGGGCACGCGTAGCAAGCCTTTGAGTCCAGCGCAGCAGCGGCGCAATCATCGCATCGCCAAGAATCGGGTATTTGTCGAGCACGCGTTCGCACGCTTGACCCAGCAAGGTGGCAAGTGTCTACGCACACTCGGCCTGGCACGTGCAAAGGTGGTGATCGGCTTGAAGGTAGCCGGTCATCACCTGCTGCGTCTGGCGCGATTGCAGCAGGCTGGAATGCGACCGGTATGA
- a CDS encoding protein phosphatase CheZ: protein MDATVETNAERAALIDRLQGALDALESGDEAAWRLEVDHLAALRTRPMMQGLSRLARELGQALGELPTVPEEAGELDDACSRLDHVVEMTEKASHRTLDLVEECRELAEQLRSGGLSADQGVLLDRMRSSLTELSLAQSYQDLSGQIIRRVASIVRRVHEGFGALGLPPKSTEPKKDDGGLAGPAVKGLDRHAVSQDDADDLLSGLGL from the coding sequence ATGGACGCCACAGTGGAAACCAATGCCGAACGCGCCGCATTGATCGACCGCCTGCAGGGCGCGCTCGATGCACTGGAAAGCGGCGACGAAGCTGCGTGGCGTCTTGAGGTGGATCACCTCGCCGCCTTGCGCACCCGTCCGATGATGCAGGGCCTGAGCCGGCTCGCACGCGAACTCGGTCAGGCGCTGGGCGAACTGCCCACCGTGCCCGAAGAAGCCGGCGAACTGGACGATGCGTGTTCGCGCCTGGACCACGTGGTGGAAATGACCGAAAAGGCCAGCCATCGCACGCTGGATCTGGTCGAGGAATGCCGCGAGCTGGCCGAGCAATTGCGCTCGGGCGGCTTGAGTGCCGACCAGGGCGTGTTGCTGGACAGGATGCGCAGCAGCCTGACCGAACTATCGTTGGCACAGAGCTACCAGGATCTGAGCGGCCAGATCATCCGGCGCGTGGCCAGCATCGTACGGCGCGTGCATGAAGGCTTCGGCGCACTCGGTCTGCCGCCGAAGAGCACCGAACCGAAAAAAGACGACGGCGGTCTTGCCGGTCCCGCAGTCAAGGGCCTGGACCGTCACGCGGTGTCGCAGGACGACGCCGATGACCTGCTGTCCGGATTGGGGTTGTAG
- the flhF gene encoding flagellar biosynthesis protein FlhF, which produces MKIKRFVAPDMRTAFRMVREEHGPDAVILSNRRTAEGIEIVAASNYDEELVQRALETARSEPPTAESAQIQQAPVQQAPALVHAPLKPTAETGMRQRVASAANDMIAAMALRQPINLLRQKPVAASLHSDAPSSTAQALAHAVAVAAAPCREHALSAMPEQLFADFLTTAPVQRAAVQAVTAPTPVMAAALAVAAHAGYGQDEDDRDDEADFDMDDALPQILPPAALPQLVVAPVALVAAAPTPQNDEELKQLRGELSLMRQMIEREMNRLTDERLRGSPVRAQALELMDDYGFDAGLIRDVVQQIPADTELHRGRGLMLGLLSKRLPVAPIDPLERGGVIALVGPTGAGKTTTIAKLAQRFAAQHAPRDVALVTTDTQRVGGREQLHSYGRQLGIAVHEADSAESLLELLERLRDYKLVLIDTAGMGQRDRALAAQLNWLRAAHQVTSLLVLPANAHFSDLDEVVRRFAHAKPQGVVLTKLDETGRFGSALSVVVDHQMPITWVTDGQRVPDDLHRANAASLVLRLEDLRRAADKPCTPEHQHAVA; this is translated from the coding sequence ATGAAAATCAAACGCTTCGTTGCCCCGGACATGCGCACCGCATTCCGCATGGTGCGTGAAGAACATGGCCCGGATGCAGTGATCCTGTCCAACCGTCGTACAGCCGAAGGCATCGAGATCGTCGCGGCCAGCAATTACGACGAAGAACTCGTGCAGCGCGCCCTGGAAACGGCGCGCTCCGAGCCGCCGACCGCTGAGTCGGCCCAGATCCAGCAGGCGCCTGTGCAACAAGCTCCCGCCCTAGTTCATGCACCGCTCAAGCCGACGGCCGAGACCGGCATGCGCCAACGCGTTGCCAGCGCCGCCAACGACATGATCGCCGCCATGGCGCTGCGCCAGCCGATCAACCTGCTGCGCCAGAAGCCGGTCGCCGCATCGCTACATAGCGACGCCCCGTCGTCCACCGCCCAGGCACTAGCCCATGCGGTTGCAGTGGCGGCCGCGCCGTGCCGGGAACACGCGCTGTCGGCAATGCCGGAACAACTGTTCGCCGACTTTCTGACCACCGCCCCGGTGCAGCGCGCAGCCGTGCAGGCTGTCACCGCACCGACGCCGGTCATGGCTGCCGCCCTTGCGGTCGCCGCCCACGCCGGCTACGGCCAAGACGAGGACGACCGCGACGACGAGGCCGACTTCGACATGGATGACGCCCTGCCGCAGATCCTGCCGCCGGCCGCGTTGCCGCAGCTGGTGGTGGCTCCGGTTGCGCTGGTCGCCGCCGCCCCAACGCCGCAGAACGATGAAGAACTCAAGCAGTTGCGCGGTGAGCTGTCGCTGATGCGTCAGATGATCGAGCGCGAAATGAACCGCCTCACCGACGAGCGCCTGCGTGGCTCACCGGTGCGTGCGCAGGCTCTGGAGCTGATGGACGACTACGGCTTCGATGCCGGTCTGATCCGTGACGTGGTCCAGCAGATTCCGGCCGATACCGAATTACACCGTGGCCGCGGGCTGATGCTGGGTCTGCTTTCCAAGCGCCTGCCGGTTGCCCCGATCGACCCGCTGGAACGCGGCGGCGTGATCGCTCTGGTCGGCCCAACCGGCGCCGGCAAGACCACCACCATCGCCAAGCTTGCGCAACGCTTCGCCGCCCAGCACGCCCCGCGCGACGTGGCCCTTGTTACCACCGACACCCAGCGTGTCGGCGGCCGCGAGCAGCTGCACAGTTACGGCCGTCAGCTTGGCATCGCGGTGCACGAGGCCGACAGCGCCGAGAGCCTGCTGGAACTGCTCGAGCGCCTGCGCGACTACAAGCTGGTGTTGATCGACACCGCCGGCATGGGCCAGCGCGACCGCGCCCTGGCCGCGCAGTTGAACTGGCTGCGCGCCGCGCACCAGGTCACCTCGCTGCTGGTGCTGCCCGCCAACGCCCATTTTTCCGACCTCGACGAGGTCGTGCGCCGCTTCGCCCATGCCAAACCCCAAGGTGTGGTGCTGACCAAACTCGACGAGACCGGCCGCTTCGGCAGTGCCTTGTCGGTGGTGGTCGACCACCAAATGCCCATCACCTGGGTGACTGACGGACAGCGGGTCCCTGACGACCTGCACCGCGCCAATGCCGCCAGTCTCGTTCTTCGCCTTGAAGATTTACGGCGCGCTGCCGATAAGCCCTGTACTCCGGAGCACCAACATGCAGTCGCGTGA